TTGACATGGTACTCTTCGCTTGATGGCCTCATGGTGCACGGATGCACCAAAAGATAATTTAGAAGGGGTTTAAAATAGTAATGTGTGAGTCAGTCATTCACATTAAGGACAGCTGCTGAAAGAGGATATAATAAATGAGAGGCCTTGCTGTAAGGTAAATCATACAAAGGCAAACTGCTTCACACAAGATGAATCACATTGTAGATGCTTCAGAGATTACACTTTTTACTCTcttaaaataagataagataatcctttattagtcccccacaggggaaattcacacAGAAGGTTCCTGCTGTAGAACAACAGTAATATAGTTCCTATTTCAGCAGCTTTTCCCTGGGAAAATAAATAGAGCCAGCCTGCGGTTTATTTCTTGTTTTGGtttcctccatccctccttgtttgtgtgtaaagcaaAGGGTTAACCTTCTTGAATGTGGGCTTAGAGTCACCTTCAGCTTTGCAGCTTGTTTCCAAGTGAAGCTTTGTACCAACTTTGGAGGAATTCCATCACTGAAAACTAACAAGAACACGATGAAGTGCATCTGTATAAGTTACAAGTTTATATGGAAATTGTTAGTATGTCATCAGTGTTTTAGTCTCTCGTCTCCTTTTGTTAGGATCTGGTGGTCATtgctcttttctcctctcctctcttctgcaGAATGGCTGGTAGACCTAAAGATGTTTTCTCCTTCAAGGACTCTGAACTTCCTGCCCACCTGCTCGCTCAGCTCAACATCCTCCGACAGGAGCGCATCCTGACAGATGTCCTGCTCTGCACTGAGCACCAGGAGATCCCCTGCCACAGGAACGTCCTGGTGTCCAGCAGCCCTTATTTCCGAGCCATGTTCTGCAACAACTTTGTGGAGAGCAGCCAGGCCCGAGTGAATCTGAAAGGAATCTCTTCAAACGTGCTTGTGGGCATTGTGGACTATGTTTACACCGGCTGCATCACTGTCACCATGGACATTGTGCTGCCACTCATGCAGGCAGCGTCCATGCTTCATTATGGAGGTCTGTTTGAGGCCTGCTCCATGTTcctgcaggagcagctgagTCCAGAGAACTGCCTGAGCATGATCCGGCTGTCTGAGATCCTGCACTGTGAGACCTTGAGGGAGAGGGCGAGGGAGATGGCTGTGAGGTGTTTCTCTGATGTAGCTGCTACAGAGGACTTCTGTGAGCTGTCTCTTCCTGAGCTCATGTGTTACCTGGAAGATGACCGGCTGTGTGCAGAAGAGGAGCAGGTGTTTGAGACCCTTCTAGCTTGGATCCACCATGATCCTTTCTCAAGACGTGGCGCCATCCACGACCTCTTCAAGAAAGTCCGTCTGCGCTACATCCATCCAACGTACCTCTTCCAGTTTATTGCCAATGACCCACTGGTGCAGTCCTCCACCCTGTGTACTGAGATAATCGAGTCAGTCCGCCGCCTCATGCTCACAGTCAGCACCAAGTGCAGCCATGAGCTAAAACCACTTTGGACCACACCAAGGCGTTACACCTGCAGGGAAACCCTGGTGGTGGTCGGTGGACGCAAAAACAATGAGCAGACTTCAAGAGAAGCGCTGCTATACGATGAGAGGACTCATCGTTGGCAGTGGTTGGCCAAGCTCCCATTGCGGCTCTACAAAGCTGCTTATGTGTGCATTCACAGTATCCTATATGTGCTCGGAGGACTCAGTCTCTGTATGACATCAGGCGACAGTTCAGTCAGTGCCACCGTTTACACCCTCTCCCTCAAAACCAACCAGTGGAGGACTGCGGAGCCCATGTTGGAGCCTCGATACGCCCACCAGAGCGTGTCCTACCTGCATTTTATCTTTGTGTTAGGGGGCATTGGGATAGACAAGCGAATCTCTCAGTCAGTGGAGAGGTATAACAGCATGTTTAATCAATGGGAGGCCATGGCTCCAATGCCCACTGCTGTGCTTCATCCAGCCGTTGCAGCCAGTGATCAGAGGATCTATGTTTTTGGAGGAGAAGATGCAATGCAGAACCCAGTCAGGCTTATTCAGGTAGAGAAGACATCAAAGCCTGTCCTTTGAAGTCTTTGAATTGATGTTGTTGAGGACACCAGGCTGACGGCTCGTGTCTTTCTTTCACGAAACAGGTGTATCACATCTCTCGCAACTTGTGGTCCAGGCTAGAGACAAGGACGGTGAAAAATGTTTgcgctcctgctgctgtcatagAAGACAGAATCTACATCGTAGGAGGTGAGCACACATCTTCAACCTTTATTAATAGCATCACTAATTATTTTCTTTTACCAAGGAGACcaattacaaaaaacaaacacaaccagaCACAGAAAAGGAAATTATGCTGCCTTAATAAAAATCTGTTTCCCAGGATACACCAGGAGAATGATTGCCTACGACACAAAAGCCAACAAGTTTGTTAAATGTGAGAATCTAAAGGAGCGAAGAATGCATCACAGTGCTACAGTCATCAACAACAAGCTGTATGTCACTGGTGGACGGATCCTCAACGGCCATGATGTCATCGAGGACTCCGACTGCTTCGAGTGTTACGACCCAAAGACAGACGTTTGGACCTCTAAAGGTTCTCTGCCATACAAACTGTTCGACCACGGCTCTCTGCCACTGGTCTGTGTTACCAACAGACCCAACCCGCCATGACCCAATGTCCAGTCCTGCTTCTTTTGTTGAATGCATCTCTACATGTTGGTCACCTCCCCTTTGCCATGATTTATTGGCCTCTGACTACATGATGGGAAACCTTCTCAGACGGACTGCATTCTTTTACGCATCTCAGTCTGTGCCACAGCTTGGCAGCGTATTAGGACAGACTGACATTCATATGAATCACAGAAGGGCTCGGATGACCTACAGAGGTGGCGTTTTGAAAGCACCTGGGGTGGAACTTAGCAGAGAGCCCCAGAGATGATGCCAGGCCCCCATATATACTTACACAACAACATGTAATCCAAAAAGGCTGCTCTCATTTGAGGCACACTGACAGTGTTAATGCTTTAATTTCTTTGACATTTATAAACACAGGGCATGTCTGCAGCAGCGGTGAACTACGTGTCCAGCTACAGATTAACTCTATGAACTGTGCTAGGCttgtaaaactgaaaatgaCAATGGCTAATGAATTGCACTTTATACATAATGAATAATACATTCCTCCTTGACCCACACATGTTTATCAAAGTGCACTTGTTGATGAGAACTGTTGTGACAGAATAAGAACAAGCTCCTACAGCAAAGTTACAATGGCTGCAGCTTCTGTCACATTCGGTGAAATGTTGCAAAGAAGAACAGATGTAATTATGGGCCAACATTATTCCAGTTTAGGGGTTTGATCCATGACTCTGACTTATTATTGTACAATTTATGGATGTtttgcttaaaataaaaaaatgggatgAAGTGGTGTAAACTAATTGCCTTTGAACACAGAGGACCTCCTGAGTCCACAGTCAGGGAAACGTTTGGACAGTCGTCATGAACCATACGTTCACTATTATCCTGACCCTGGTAAGGACTATAATAAACCCACTGGATAACATTTGGTACGCATCATTCTTTCTAATTTGCtcacatctttatttatttacatactaTCTTTACAAATTGTACTTTTATCTTGAAATCTTTAGTCAccttctttattatttattatttactatCCCTCCTTCATATGTCAGGGGACTCTCTGCAGAAATGTTCTCTTTGCTTTGCCGGTACAGCTTTTCCAATTACTTGTGAACCAGCTGAGTCATGTTCCTGTCATACACAAGGGAACATTGTTGACACAGAAATATAGATCAGGTGACACATTTGCTCTCCACACACATCATTAAGTACTAGTGCAACATCCCTCAAATGCTGCATTATATTTAACGCCAGTGTGACAGTATAGGACGTTAATGGTTACATTGCTTTATGTTACCTCCTGACCCTTCAGGTCACATTCTCTTCATACACAGAGGACCGTATGAGGAACTCCACATATAGACTAAAATAACACCCCCACCCCATGATGAGCTCACTGATTGTGTAGCATACAGTGGCTTTAGTATAAGAGATCTCAAATCCTTGTCCACAGCATGGAAATGTTGAAATTTGCAGCCACCAAGAAGGAATTTCATCACACTGCACATTAGCAAGCCAAGGCTGTCGCTGAGTTAAATGGCTCGTTGTTAGCCTGTTAGTCACACTAAATGGCTCACACTaaccctctgtctgtgtgagtacaTTCAATCACTGATGTCTGGCTGTGACATGCAGAATGATGCACAACAGCCAGCAGAATATCTACACTGAACTGAAACAGTTTGAAACATTAAATGTGATTAATTTGTTGTTAAATTATGTTCTTAAACAGAGATTAGGGCAACTgtaaaatataatattaaatttCCAACTTATTTGAAAGAATTTAGAGTTGTCTGATGTTAGAATtctgaaaaataaatcagaaatttaagattttttaaagtaagtagtaagtaaaAATTTTAAAAGAAGAATCACTCTGAAAACAGACTTTTTGCTCTGACTATTTAGGGACAGTTGACATACAGAGTGCtgctaaaaacaacacatccatCCTGCTCAGATTGTttactgactgtgtgtttgcttgctTCCATCCCATAGAAACCAGTGTGTGAGGGTCACCCTTCAGGGAGGCTGTGGTCTGGCAGGTTATTTTCAGTGTCTGTTACTAACCCATGGAGGATAGCATTTCATTGCCCattctgtgtgcgtgtgtgtgtgcacatacacgCACATTGTGGTGCTAAATCACATATGGGAGTTGCGTGTGCGCTGCAAACTGTAGAGCCTGTATATACACAACATTTGAAGATTTATGTAGCTAAATTTAAATACAGACATACTGCTCTGTGGCCTAATGGAGTGTGTGATCAGGGATTTTGATCAGAACTACAGAGGGCagatgaaaaaatgaaattgtAATACATAACAATAAGCAGGCACAGCTGTTTGGAGCAGTTTTAAATATtatctggggggggggggggggggtccccCTGCTGTGTCATTTAAGAAGGCCTCTTGAAAGTCTACAACTTTAGCCCCTGGGATTAACGAGGTTTACACCCACACTGCCAGGATAGGAGACAGAGATTCTGCCATCTGTGAGGATATTACATAAGAGCCCACACTGTGCTCAAAAACAGGTGGGTAGATTCCACAGTGATGCAAATAATTAGTATAATAACAgtataaagaaaacataaagagCAATATTTGTCAAAGCAAATTTGAGAAAGGGTCATCATCTAGAATATATAATCACTATTATATCACTGTGCCAATTAAATCTTTAGATGAAGTGTATCAACTGTGTTTTAAGGAATGGTGTTAAACTAACTTACCTACTTAATAAGTTAAAAAATGTCTGAACTTATTCTCAGGACAATACTATGCTCAACAGTTATGGATGTATATTATTCTTGAATAATAAAATATCTGCAATACTGGTCTTCTACCACATGATGGCTCCAAGTGTTCAGTGTGAAGTGAAGCAGAGAGAAGtagcttattttttttacccGTGCCTCTATCTCCCTCTGCTGGCCAACTCTGCTTTACACATCAAGCTTCTCAAATTCTGTAAAAAATATCAGTCAGACATAAGAATCATGATGATTTTATTATAATGTCTTTGATAAAAACAAACCGATCACAGTAGAGCATGCACACATTCCTTACAGAGGTCTAAATTAAAACTTGATCAGAGGGACTATTTTATTGGAACATGGCATTATTGTTTCTAAACAGGCTGGTTAGGCTTTCATTTGGTACCAACTGTCACAAAACACACTATgtgaacatctgtgtgtgcGACTATGAGTAAGAGAACCGTTGAAAAGGGATCAAATGTCCATAAAGATTCAATGACAAACAATTGAAATACATACATTCAACTGAGTGGTGTGTTTTTAGTCATTACTCCTTTCTTGGAATCAACCAGCAgccatttacacacattttactttCATGAGGAACCCTGGGAAATGGCACTGAAAATAAACCtttttaataattattaataattaagacaaacaacataaacaatAAACGTCTGATAAAAGTGCTATTTGCAATTGAGAGGGGGGGGTTAACACTGAGGGATttatacagcagaaataaaaatattacatttagaGGAACATAATTACACTAAATAATAttaaatgaatattttcaaataaaGAAACTCTAGAAGCAGATATTTTAAAACATGGTAAAACTATACTTTGacttatttatattaaatttcATTCTGGAACAATTAAAGATATACAGCATGTACACATTCACAAACCCTACATGTCTGTGCTTCTGCTGCCAGTATGAAGCAACAAACCAAACCATAGACGCCCTTTCTCTTTGAGTTTATCACACATATGTACAATAGGTCCGTGACTACAAAAAGGCATTCAGAGAAAGAAATTACATTTTGGCACCAGGCACAGAATTGAATAAACATTTGAACTAAAATCAAAAACCTACCCAGAAAAATACGAAGACTACTCCCTCCCCTCCACATGTGGTCTCAAGAAGGTGAGACAATATGCATTTAAActgagtaaataaaaaaagagaaagagagagatgtaaCATTTGGCATGTGTTCCTGGAAGAATAAGAGCGGAGCAGGGGGAGTGGCAGAGATCTACCCCAGCACACCTGACAGGAGGATCTACAGTGCATTTCTGTCAAAAGACAATCGCTTGTTCTTCCTGAGTGCTAGAAGTAAACAGGAACTGGAAAGCTTATTGATAGCTAAAGACTAAGATTGGGGCTTTGTTACTATTTACATGATAACTTTTGGCTTTCTGTATTTGCTTTTATGTCAAACATACATCCTTACCTGGTTCACCATGGTGACATCAGCAGCTCATATTATGCAACATGCCCTGAACTGTCACAGAAACATGGCTCCTGACCATCCATGACCAACAATAGCAACGTTTCCTGAGAGGGGAGAAGGTCTAAGAGCCTTTACTAACTTTAGGGTGGGATGGACCTGCTTCATGGTCACTTCTGATAGTAGGACTGTTTAACTGGCTGATTAAAGATTGGCATTCAAAGTGCACAAGTTGTTCCTACACCTCATTGATAGTGCGCTCTGAGGGAGTGAAGTTGACAGAGTTAGAGGATGAAAGATAGAATGACTGGGTTTTCCGATTGAGGCGTGCCCGCTTTGTGGCCACGCACAGACTGCGTTTGCTAGAGGAGATGATCTCCGTAATGAACTTTTTGCAGTCTACACAGACCTCCATGGTGATCCAGTCCTCTGTCAGCTCCTTGGGCAGCTCCAGCTCATCCTGTGATCGGCCATCtttgctgctactgctgctgctgtgcttagACAACCTGAACGGTGGAAGAGAGACACTGTGAATACCTAAACCTCAAACCAGCATGGCATTCACATTAAATAACCTACTTGTAAACACTTCTGCGTAGGCTATGTCGACTGTGTCCTGACCCAAAAGGGTTCTTTTCAGGCTCAGCTGGGGCAGAAGCAGCGCCAGCTTCTTCTTTAGCCATAGCACTGGGGCCCAGAGAGTAAATGGGCAAGGTAGAGTAGGGCTTAGACGGCAGCCGCATctgaaatggaaaaataaattgAATAAAAAGTAGGAAAACTAACTGACCACCTGACATAATTGAAAGAGGCattcaaaaaaatcaaattaaaaagaaGTCAGCTCCCTACCTTTTTAGAACACTGGGAACATACGGGCctggaaaagacaaaagataaCATGTTGTTTTGACATTATGTAATAAATGCTGCAAATCTAAGTATGTACCACAACCAGACGACAGTCTGACAGAGATGTCACTAAAGATAATTCACACGGCTCCCCCTGGAGGTTTCATGCAGCTTGTTTCACATATGTAGCAGCTGTAAACTTATTTGTTCCTTTTAGACATGCATTTAATCTGAACTACATGAGGTTCCCTTCACACAGCTGACTGATGTGATTAGCACCGTCACATCTCAACTCAAAAAGTAGCTTAAGACATGTGATACTGGTGGTGTGCCCCTTTACTTTGTTGAAGTCTGACAGGAATAATTTAATTTACCTTTTGCAGAACTGGCAGGTGTAGGACCACGTAAAGAGAGAGAACCTTTTGGTCCGACATGAAAAGCAAAGCTagagaggaaaggaaaataAAGTGAGAAAGGCACAGGGTGTCTGATCAGTGATTAGAAGACAAAACATCACATATGGTTTCTACCTTTCCTTTCTTGAGAGCGTTGTAGATGTCCTTGTATTGCTGAAACTTCTCCAGCTCGGCCTTGACGAGTACCTGCCTGATGTG
This region of Parambassis ranga chromosome 2, fParRan2.1, whole genome shotgun sequence genomic DNA includes:
- the klhl38a gene encoding kelch-like protein 38; the encoded protein is MRMAGRPKDVFSFKDSELPAHLLAQLNILRQERILTDVLLCTEHQEIPCHRNVLVSSSPYFRAMFCNNFVESSQARVNLKGISSNVLVGIVDYVYTGCITVTMDIVLPLMQAASMLHYGGLFEACSMFLQEQLSPENCLSMIRLSEILHCETLRERAREMAVRCFSDVAATEDFCELSLPELMCYLEDDRLCAEEEQVFETLLAWIHHDPFSRRGAIHDLFKKVRLRYIHPTYLFQFIANDPLVQSSTLCTEIIESVRRLMLTVSTKCSHELKPLWTTPRRYTCRETLVVVGGRKNNEQTSREALLYDERTHRWQWLAKLPLRLYKAAYVCIHSILYVLGGLSLCMTSGDSSVSATVYTLSLKTNQWRTAEPMLEPRYAHQSVSYLHFIFVLGGIGIDKRISQSVERYNSMFNQWEAMAPMPTAVLHPAVAASDQRIYVFGGEDAMQNPVRLIQVYHISRNLWSRLETRTVKNVCAPAAVIEDRIYIVGGYTRRMIAYDTKANKFVKCENLKERRMHHSATVINNKLYVTGGRILNGHDVIEDSDCFECYDPKTDVWTSKGSLPYKLFDHGSLPLVCVTNRPNPP